One Miscanthus floridulus cultivar M001 chromosome 11, ASM1932011v1, whole genome shotgun sequence DNA window includes the following coding sequences:
- the LOC136494301 gene encoding cytochrome c-like, producing MASFGEAPVGDAGSGEKIFRTKCAQCHTVERGGAHKQGPNLHGLFGRQSGTTLGYAYSTANKNMAVVWEEATLYDYLLNPKKYIPGTKMVFPGLKKPKERTDLIAYLKESTTA from the coding sequence ATGGCTTCCTTCGGCGAGGCCCCTGTCGGTGACGCCGGCAGCGGCGAGAAGATCTTCCGCACCAAGTGCGCGCAGTGCCATACGGTGGAGCGAGGCGGCGCGCACAAGCAGGGGCCCAACCTGCACGGCCTCTTCGGCCGCCAGTCCGGCACCACCCTCGGCTACGCCTACTCCACGGCCAACAAGAACATGGCCGTCGTGTGGGAGGAGGCCACCCTGTACGACTACCTCCTCAACCCCAAGAAGTACATCCCGGGCACAAAGATGGTCTTCCCGGGGCTCAAGAAGCCCAAGGAGCGCACCGATCTCATCGCCTACCTCAAGGAATCCACCACGGCTTAA